One Halosegnis longus DNA window includes the following coding sequences:
- a CDS encoding 2-oxoacid:acceptor oxidoreductase subunit alpha gives MSGNELIWRIAGGSGDGIDSTSQNFTKALLRAGLHVFTHRHYPSRIRGGHTYVEVRARDQPVKSRGDGYNVLLSLGDSFARNPQEEAYYGDEETKPLTENLDELREGGIIIYDSGLLDEDDLSADFEERAEANDWHVYPVDLRAIAKEHGREVMRNTAGVGITAGILGLDLSYFEDLMRESMPDEIFEPNLAVLEDAHEQVAEMDHDHDIELPENEHENEQVLLSGSNAIAYGALDEGCRFIAGYPMTPWTEVFTLMNKHLPKFGGVAEQVEDEIAAAALAIGASHAGAKAMSGSSGGGFALMSEPLGLAEMTETPLVLIEAARAGLSTGMPTKPEQGDLEHVLYTSQGDSNRVVFAPANVEEAYTQTRKAFEIAYGYHIPAIVLYDQKLSGELRNVDAEFFDEEPNPDLGATLTEDEIAEAAHHASGKFQRFKHNVEDGVSPRSIPGQKGGRFLASGNEHTPEGHISEDPKNRVAQMNRRLQKMEAIRDDLDANSSHQTYYGDEDATYGIMTYGSQQGTVEEAVDRLRANGHDVKMLGVSDLMPYPETDVRSFLESVDECLVVEMNTTEQFRGLTQKELGEFGPKLSSLLKYNGNPFEPAEVVEGFEATIDDTEFERETARFQPAAGD, from the coding sequence ATGTCAGGAAACGAACTAATCTGGCGAATCGCAGGCGGTTCCGGAGACGGAATCGACTCGACGAGCCAAAACTTCACGAAGGCGCTGTTGCGCGCTGGACTGCACGTCTTCACGCATCGCCACTACCCGTCACGCATCCGCGGCGGCCACACCTACGTCGAGGTTCGGGCCCGCGACCAGCCGGTCAAGTCGCGCGGCGACGGCTACAACGTACTCCTCTCGCTCGGGGACTCCTTCGCTCGCAACCCACAGGAGGAAGCCTACTATGGCGACGAGGAGACGAAGCCGCTCACCGAGAACCTCGACGAGCTGCGTGAGGGTGGCATCATCATCTACGACTCGGGACTGCTCGACGAGGACGACCTCTCGGCGGACTTCGAGGAGCGCGCCGAGGCGAACGACTGGCACGTCTACCCCGTGGACCTGCGCGCCATCGCGAAGGAACACGGCCGCGAAGTGATGCGCAACACCGCCGGCGTCGGTATCACCGCCGGCATCCTCGGGCTCGACTTATCCTACTTCGAGGACCTCATGCGCGAGAGCATGCCCGACGAAATCTTCGAGCCGAACCTCGCCGTGCTCGAGGACGCCCACGAGCAGGTCGCGGAGATGGACCACGACCACGACATCGAACTGCCGGAAAACGAACACGAAAACGAACAGGTCCTGCTCTCCGGTTCGAACGCCATCGCCTACGGCGCGCTCGACGAGGGCTGTCGGTTCATCGCGGGCTATCCGATGACGCCGTGGACGGAAGTGTTCACGCTGATGAACAAACACCTCCCGAAGTTCGGCGGCGTCGCCGAGCAGGTGGAAGACGAGATCGCCGCCGCGGCCCTCGCCATCGGTGCCTCACACGCCGGCGCGAAGGCCATGTCCGGCTCCTCGGGCGGCGGCTTCGCGCTCATGTCCGAGCCGCTCGGTCTCGCGGAGATGACCGAGACGCCGCTCGTGTTAATCGAGGCCGCACGCGCCGGTCTCTCGACCGGGATGCCGACCAAGCCCGAGCAGGGCGACCTCGAACACGTCTTGTACACGAGTCAGGGCGACTCCAACCGCGTCGTCTTCGCGCCGGCGAACGTCGAGGAGGCGTACACACAGACGCGGAAGGCGTTCGAAATCGCGTACGGCTACCACATCCCCGCCATCGTCCTCTACGACCAGAAGCTGTCGGGCGAGCTCCGCAACGTCGACGCGGAGTTCTTCGACGAGGAGCCGAACCCCGACCTCGGGGCGACGCTCACCGAGGACGAAATCGCAGAGGCAGCCCACCACGCCTCCGGGAAGTTCCAGCGGTTCAAACACAACGTCGAGGACGGCGTCTCCCCGCGGTCGATTCCCGGCCAGAAGGGCGGCCGCTTCCTCGCGTCCGGCAACGAACACACGCCGGAGGGACACATCTCAGAGGACCCGAAAAACCGCGTCGCGCAGATGAACCGTCGCCTCCAGAAGATGGAGGCGATTCGCGACGACCTCGACGCCAACTCCAGCCACCAGACGTACTACGGCGACGAGGACGCCACCTACGGTATCATGACCTACGGCAGCCAGCAGGGCACCGTCGAGGAGGCCGTCGACCGGCTTCGCGCGAACGGCCACGACGTGAAGATGCTCGGGGTCTCCGACCTGATGCCGTACCCCGAGACGGACGTCCGCTCCTTCCTCGAATCGGTCGATGAGTGTCTCGTCGTCGAGATGAACACGACCGAGCAGTTCCGCGGACTCACCCAGAAGGAACTGGGCGAGTTCGGCCCGAAGCTGTCCAGCCTCCTCAAGTACAACGGCAATCCGTTCGAGCCGGCAGAGGTAGTGGAGGGATTCGAAGCGACCATCGACGACACGGAGTTCGAGCGCGAGACCGCTCGCTTCCAGCCGGCAGCAGGTGATTAA
- a CDS encoding thiamine pyrophosphate-dependent enzyme produces MSAFNAIGQNREVDQNEFTPEIEPQATWCPGCGDFGVLKALKGAAAELGLDPEEILLVTGIGCSGKLSSYFESYGFHSIHGRSLPLARGAKLANPKLTVIAAGGDGDGYGIGGNHFMHTARENHDMTYIVFNNEIFGLTKGQTSPTSPKGHKSKTQLEGSAKDPLRPLSMSLSAGASYVARTAAVNPNQAKEIIVEAIQHDGFSHVDFLTQCPTWNKDAKQYVPYVDIQQSEEYDFDITDRREAGEAMYETESALYEGKVLTGRYYKDENRKDYQTEKLDRGSMPEQPIAEQYFDEDHEWKRSHDLLDAHK; encoded by the coding sequence ATGAGTGCATTCAACGCAATCGGACAGAATCGCGAGGTCGATCAAAACGAGTTCACGCCCGAAATCGAGCCGCAGGCGACGTGGTGTCCGGGGTGTGGTGACTTCGGCGTCCTGAAGGCGCTGAAGGGCGCCGCCGCCGAACTGGGTCTCGACCCCGAGGAGATCCTCCTCGTCACGGGCATCGGCTGCTCGGGCAAGCTCTCCTCGTACTTCGAGAGCTACGGGTTCCACTCCATCCACGGCCGCTCGCTCCCGCTCGCGCGTGGCGCGAAGCTAGCCAATCCGAAGCTGACCGTCATCGCCGCCGGCGGTGACGGCGACGGCTACGGTATCGGCGGGAACCACTTCATGCACACCGCCCGCGAGAACCACGATATGACGTATATCGTGTTCAACAACGAGATTTTCGGGCTGACGAAGGGTCAGACATCCCCGACGAGCCCGAAGGGCCACAAGTCGAAGACCCAGCTCGAAGGCTCCGCGAAGGACCCGCTTCGACCGCTGTCGATGTCGCTGTCGGCCGGCGCGAGCTACGTCGCCCGCACCGCCGCGGTCAACCCGAACCAGGCAAAGGAAATCATCGTCGAGGCCATCCAGCACGACGGCTTCTCGCACGTGGACTTCCTCACCCAGTGTCCGACGTGGAACAAGGACGCAAAGCAGTACGTCCCCTACGTCGACATCCAGCAGAGCGAGGAGTACGACTTCGACATCACCGACCGCCGCGAGGCGGGCGAGGCGATGTACGAGACCGAATCCGCCCTCTACGAGGGAAAGGTGCTGACCGGTCGCTACTACAAGGACGAGAACCGCAAGGACTACCAGACGGAGAAGCTCGACCGCGGTTCGATGCCGGAACAGCCCATCGCCGAGCAGTACTTCGACGAGGACCACGAGTGGAAGCGGTCGCACGACCTGCTCGACGCTCACAAATAA
- a CDS encoding DUF7550 family protein: MSDDHDHDSEYATERTTAPQSDYTNREVAVGAVVAAVGIGITFGVPLLLA; the protein is encoded by the coding sequence ATGAGCGACGACCACGACCACGACAGCGAGTACGCGACCGAGCGCACGACCGCCCCGCAGTCTGATTACACGAACCGAGAGGTCGCGGTCGGGGCCGTCGTCGCGGCCGTCGGCATCGGCATCACGTTCGGCGTCCCGCTGCTGCTCGCGTAA
- the purL gene encoding phosphoribosylformylglycinamidine synthase subunit PurL, producing the protein MSLSPSDHDLVVAELGREPTPAEAALFENLWSEHCAYRSSRPLLSAFDSESDDVVVGPGDDAAVVALDEDTYLTFGIESHNHPSYVDPFDGAATGVGGIVRDTLSMGAYPVALADSLYFGDFDREHSQYLFEGVVEGISHYGNCIGVPTVTGSVAFHDGYEGNPLVNVACVGVVDDERLVTAEAQEAGNKLVLFGNATGRDGLGGASFASEDLAEDAETEDRPAVQVGDPYAEKLLIEANERLVDESLVQSARDLGAAGLGGASSELVAKGGKGADIDLGTVHQREPNMNALEILLAESQERMVYEVRPEDTEAVADIADRFDLGCSVIGEVTDGNYVCTFEGETVVDAPAKYLADGAPMNDLESVEPEPQSRDLPDTDLADAFEAVLAHPNTASKEWVYRQYDHEVGNRTAKRPGDDAALVAIRDAGRGVAISAGADPNWTDAAPYEGARAVALENATNLAAMGARPLAAVDCLNGGNPEKPDVYGGFRGIVDGLAEMCSTLDTPVVGGNVSLYNDSATGPIPPTPTLAVVGSKDGYDAPGTDLSGDGTLLLVGELSGTLGGSQYLASHGGEDAFPTFPEDPAAVVDALATVANQSTTTAVHDVSHGGLGVALAEMVTDDAGVTVTLDGDALAEERLFSELPGRAVVETTDPETVRETVGDVPVTELGTSDDSGTLSVSVAGERLEYASDAIAETRGHITRTLD; encoded by the coding sequence ATGAGCCTCTCGCCATCGGACCACGACCTCGTCGTCGCGGAGCTGGGTCGCGAGCCGACGCCAGCGGAAGCCGCCCTGTTCGAGAACCTCTGGAGTGAACACTGCGCGTACCGCTCCTCGCGACCCCTGTTGTCCGCGTTCGACAGCGAGTCCGACGACGTGGTGGTCGGGCCGGGCGACGACGCGGCCGTCGTCGCGCTCGACGAGGACACCTACCTCACGTTCGGTATCGAGAGCCACAATCACCCCTCGTACGTCGACCCGTTCGACGGCGCGGCCACCGGCGTCGGCGGCATCGTCCGCGACACCCTCTCGATGGGCGCGTATCCCGTCGCGCTGGCCGATTCGCTCTACTTCGGTGACTTCGACCGCGAGCACTCACAGTATCTCTTCGAGGGCGTCGTCGAGGGTATCAGTCACTACGGCAACTGTATCGGCGTGCCGACGGTGACGGGCAGCGTGGCCTTCCACGACGGCTACGAGGGGAACCCGCTCGTCAACGTCGCCTGCGTCGGCGTCGTGGACGACGAGCGCCTCGTCACGGCCGAGGCGCAGGAAGCGGGCAACAAGCTCGTCCTGTTCGGCAACGCGACCGGACGAGACGGTCTCGGCGGCGCGTCGTTCGCCAGCGAGGACCTCGCCGAGGACGCCGAAACGGAGGACCGGCCCGCCGTGCAGGTGGGTGACCCGTACGCCGAGAAGCTGCTCATCGAGGCGAACGAACGACTCGTCGACGAGTCGCTGGTCCAGTCGGCGCGCGACCTCGGCGCGGCGGGCCTCGGTGGCGCATCCTCCGAACTCGTCGCGAAGGGCGGGAAGGGTGCGGATATCGACCTCGGAACGGTCCACCAGCGCGAACCGAACATGAACGCGCTCGAAATCCTGCTCGCGGAGAGCCAGGAACGGATGGTGTACGAAGTTCGTCCCGAGGACACCGAGGCGGTCGCCGACATCGCCGATCGGTTCGACCTCGGCTGTTCGGTCATCGGTGAGGTCACGGACGGGAACTACGTCTGCACCTTCGAGGGCGAGACGGTCGTGGACGCGCCGGCGAAGTATCTCGCCGACGGCGCGCCGATGAACGACCTCGAGTCGGTCGAGCCGGAGCCACAGTCGCGCGACCTCCCCGACACCGACCTCGCGGACGCGTTCGAGGCGGTGCTCGCCCACCCGAACACCGCTTCGAAGGAGTGGGTGTACCGCCAGTACGACCACGAGGTCGGCAACCGGACGGCGAAGCGCCCCGGCGACGACGCCGCGCTCGTCGCGATTCGCGACGCCGGCCGCGGGGTCGCCATCTCCGCCGGAGCCGACCCGAACTGGACCGACGCCGCGCCCTACGAGGGTGCCCGCGCCGTCGCCTTGGAGAACGCGACCAACCTCGCCGCGATGGGTGCCCGCCCGCTCGCGGCGGTCGACTGCCTCAACGGCGGTAACCCCGAGAAGCCCGACGTGTACGGTGGCTTCCGCGGTATCGTCGACGGGCTCGCGGAGATGTGTTCGACGCTCGATACGCCCGTCGTCGGCGGGAACGTCTCGCTGTACAACGACTCCGCGACCGGCCCGATTCCCCCGACGCCGACACTCGCCGTCGTCGGCTCGAAGGACGGGTACGATGCCCCCGGGACCGACCTCTCGGGCGACGGAACGCTGTTGCTCGTCGGCGAACTGTCGGGCACCCTCGGCGGGAGCCAGTATCTCGCCAGCCACGGAGGCGAAGACGCGTTCCCGACCTTCCCCGAGGACCCGGCGGCCGTCGTCGACGCGCTCGCGACCGTGGCGAACCAGTCCACGACGACCGCTGTCCACGACGTGAGTCACGGGGGCTTGGGTGTCGCGCTCGCGGAGATGGTCACCGACGACGCCGGTGTGACCGTCACGCTCGACGGTGACGCGCTCGCCGAGGAGCGACTCTTCTCTGAGCTGCCGGGTCGGGCCGTCGTCGAGACGACCGACCCCGAGACAGTGCGCGAGACCGTCGGCGACGTACCGGTCACGGAACTCGGGACGAGCGACGACTCGGGGACGCTGTCGGTGTCAGTCGCCGGAGAGCGCCTCGAATACGCGAGCGACGCAATCGCCGAGACGCGCGGCCACATCACCCGAACCCTCGACTGA